One region of Populus trichocarpa isolate Nisqually-1 chromosome 4, P.trichocarpa_v4.1, whole genome shotgun sequence genomic DNA includes:
- the LOC7470019 gene encoding uncharacterized protein LOC7470019: MAKKSITMKPIFQEQDAVFLDEANDFSNWELINESDAEDSDTDSLQSLENGFVSWSSPRSPKTSQEIVAQDTQQDRDVVFHFNSHDHEVDDDDDDDGDVYRGRSILFPAARIQHVDFDFDDEEDDDDDGYGLNDELVPWNVSGKLGRQRIRKLGKRVFPKMSNSKRSPFLHVKPGCVHGKHGLGLKA; the protein is encoded by the coding sequence atgGCAAAGAAATCCATCACCATGAAACCGATCTTTCAAGAGCAAGATGCTGTTTTCTTAGATGAAGCTAATGATTTCTCTAACTGGGAACTCATTAACGAATCTGATGCGGAAGACTCAGATACTGATTCTTTACAAAGTCTGGAAAATGGCTTTGTTTCTTGGTCTTCACCAAGATCACCGAAGACAAGCCAAGAAATAGTAGCCCAGGACACTCAACAAGACCGAGATGTTGTCTTTCATTTCAACTCTCATGATCATGAAGTTGACGATGACGATGATGACGATGGTGATGTTTATCGTGGGAGGTCTATATTGTTTCCTGCTGCTAGGATTCAGcatgttgattttgattttgatgacgaagaggatgatgatgatgatgggtaTGGGTTAAATGATGAGCTAGTGCCATGGAATGTGAGTGGGAAGTTAGGGAGGCAAAGGATTAGGAAGTTAGGCAAAAGGGTATTTCCTAAGATGAGTAATTCGAAGAGGAGTCCTTTTCTTCATGTGAAGCCAGGGTGTGTTCATGGAAAGCATGGGTTGGGCTTGAAGGCTTAG
- the LOC7461245 gene encoding uncharacterized protein LOC7461245 isoform X1: MATLFVVQPKFPLVISLFSSSSHYQGWRVRPFTVQKLNPFLSKSLTESKKRRTLICAVNQDPEESFKKTVEVDRLIDMLRDANPRELQKLVVENVLAFNEGFWIRLAARTDTCKSEDDKKDYEELAISVMSIVDCLVHKTNEKIESATDILKEILKPIVDGEEEIHWPPTDPEALKLMEKDIIQREQEGQLDEGFLAEVSAQLRQAKEDGDKPGLEAMLQKVLQLYASSILSKRSYAKKGEEVLKAEQFLETIIKAPEEEWNKLLLNGITVGKGEISPEELYAVIKKRIERTLIRTEGGSYQQRILTEYVKGIQSRAEEIVQVLQGKP, translated from the exons ATGGCCACACTATTTGTTGTTCAGCCAAAATTTCCACTCgtcatctctctcttttcctcttcaAGTCATTACCAG GGATGGAGAGTGAGGCCTTTCACTGTGCAGAAACTCAACccatttttatcaaaatctctAACAGAGTCAAAGAAGAG GAGAACTTTAATCTGTGCAGTCAATCAAGATCCAGAGGAATCATTTAAAAAGACTGTAGAAGTGGATCGGCTAATAGATATGCTGAGAGATGCAAATCCAAGAGAA CTGCAGAAGCTTGTTGTTGAAAATGTCCTCGCTTTCAATGAGGGCTTTTGGATACGACTTGCTGCTAGAACTGATACCTGTAAATCAGAGGATGATAAA AAAGATTACGAGGAGTTGGCAATATCTGTGATGAGCATAGTGGACTGTCTGGTCCATAAGACCAAT GAAAAGATTGAGTCAGCCACTGATATTCTCAAGGAAATTTTAAAACCTATAGTTGATGGAGAGGAAGAGATTCACTGGCCTCCTACAGATCCCGAGGCCCTCAAACTAATGGAGAAA GATATAATTCAGAGGGAGCAAGAAGGGCAGCTAGATGAAGGGTTCCTTGCAGAAGTTAGTGCACAACTACGACAA GCAAAAGAAGATGGGGACAAGCCAGGGCTCGAGGCCATGTTGCAAAAGGTTCTGCAACTCTATGCTTCCAGTATTCTCTCCAAGCGGAGTTATGCGAAGAAAG GAGAGGAAGTTTTGAAGGCTGAGCAGTTTCTGGAGACTATAATCAAAG CTCCCGAAGAAGAATGGAACAAGCTTTTGCTCAATGGAATTACAGTTGGAAAAGGGGAAATTTCTCCAGAGGAACTCTATGCTGTCATTAAGAAACGAATCGAGAGGACATTGATCCGGACA GAAGGAGGTTCGTACCAGCAACGCATTCTCACCGAGTATGTTAAGGGTATCCAGTCAAGAGCAGAAGAGATTGTCCAAGTGCTTCAGGGAAAGCCATAA
- the LOC7461245 gene encoding uncharacterized protein LOC7461245 isoform X2, whose protein sequence is MLRDANPRELQKLVVENVLAFNEGFWIRLAARTDTCKSEDDKKDYEELAISVMSIVDCLVHKTNEKIESATDILKEILKPIVDGEEEIHWPPTDPEALKLMEKDIIQREQEGQLDEGFLAEVSAQLRQAKEDGDKPGLEAMLQKVLQLYASSILSKRSYAKKGEEVLKAEQFLETIIKAPEEEWNKLLLNGITVGKGEISPEELYAVIKKRIERTLIRTEGGSYQQRILTEYVKGIQSRAEEIVQVLQGKP, encoded by the exons ATGCTGAGAGATGCAAATCCAAGAGAA CTGCAGAAGCTTGTTGTTGAAAATGTCCTCGCTTTCAATGAGGGCTTTTGGATACGACTTGCTGCTAGAACTGATACCTGTAAATCAGAGGATGATAAA AAAGATTACGAGGAGTTGGCAATATCTGTGATGAGCATAGTGGACTGTCTGGTCCATAAGACCAAT GAAAAGATTGAGTCAGCCACTGATATTCTCAAGGAAATTTTAAAACCTATAGTTGATGGAGAGGAAGAGATTCACTGGCCTCCTACAGATCCCGAGGCCCTCAAACTAATGGAGAAA GATATAATTCAGAGGGAGCAAGAAGGGCAGCTAGATGAAGGGTTCCTTGCAGAAGTTAGTGCACAACTACGACAA GCAAAAGAAGATGGGGACAAGCCAGGGCTCGAGGCCATGTTGCAAAAGGTTCTGCAACTCTATGCTTCCAGTATTCTCTCCAAGCGGAGTTATGCGAAGAAAG GAGAGGAAGTTTTGAAGGCTGAGCAGTTTCTGGAGACTATAATCAAAG CTCCCGAAGAAGAATGGAACAAGCTTTTGCTCAATGGAATTACAGTTGGAAAAGGGGAAATTTCTCCAGAGGAACTCTATGCTGTCATTAAGAAACGAATCGAGAGGACATTGATCCGGACA GAAGGAGGTTCGTACCAGCAACGCATTCTCACCGAGTATGTTAAGGGTATCCAGTCAAGAGCAGAAGAGATTGTCCAAGTGCTTCAGGGAAAGCCATAA
- the LOC7461246 gene encoding B-box zinc finger protein 20 isoform X1, which yields MVMKIRCDVCDNVEATVFCCADEAALCDGCDHRVHHANKLASKHSRFSLVHPSFKESPLCDICQERRALLFCQEDRAILCRECDLPIHKANEHTQKHNRFLLTGVKLSASSSLHTASSTSTNNFDSNINTTSNRNHQPYLKNSNEILSSPSVETASATTAYTFEENHVSDNGSISTSSISEYLETVPGWRIDDFLDPSFASNNGCN from the exons ATGGTAATGAAGATCCGGTGTGATGTGTGTGACAATGTAGAGGCGACAGTTTTCTGTTGTGCGGATGAAGCTGCTCTCTGCGATGGATGTGATCACAGAGTTCACCATGCAAACAAGTTAGCAAGCAAACACTCGAGGTTCTCTTTAGTCCATCCTTCTTTCAAAGAATCCCCTCTCTGTGATATCTGTCAG GAGAGGAGAGCCCTTCTGTTTTGTCAAGAGGATAGGGCAATTCTATGCAGAGAATGTGACCTTCCAATTCACAAAGCTAATGAACATACTCAGAAACACAACAGGTTTCTTCTCACAGGTGTAAAgctctctgcttcttcttctctgcaCACAGCATCATCGACCTCCACTAATAACTTTGACTCAAACATTAACACTACTAGCAATAGAAACCATCAGCCATACCTAAAGAATTCCAACGAAATCCTCAGCTCTCCTTCAGTTGAGACAGCATCAGCAACAACGGCATATACTTTCGAAGAAAATCATGTTAGTGACAATGGTTCAATTTCAACAAGTAGCATATCTGAGTATTTAGAGACAGTACCAGGCTGGCGCATCGATGATTTTCTTGATCCTTCATTTGCTAGCAATAATGGTTGCAATTAG
- the LOC7461246 gene encoding B-box zinc finger protein 20 isoform X2, with protein sequence MVMKIRCDVCDNVEATVFCCADEAALCDGCDHRVHHANKLASKHSRFSLVHPSFKESPLCDICQERRALLFCQEDRAILCRECDLPIHKANEHTQKHNRFLLTGVKLSASSSLHTASSTSTNNFDSNINTTSNRNHQPYLKNSNEILSSPSVETASATTAYTFEENHTCDLF encoded by the exons ATGGTAATGAAGATCCGGTGTGATGTGTGTGACAATGTAGAGGCGACAGTTTTCTGTTGTGCGGATGAAGCTGCTCTCTGCGATGGATGTGATCACAGAGTTCACCATGCAAACAAGTTAGCAAGCAAACACTCGAGGTTCTCTTTAGTCCATCCTTCTTTCAAAGAATCCCCTCTCTGTGATATCTGTCAG GAGAGGAGAGCCCTTCTGTTTTGTCAAGAGGATAGGGCAATTCTATGCAGAGAATGTGACCTTCCAATTCACAAAGCTAATGAACATACTCAGAAACACAACAGGTTTCTTCTCACAGGTGTAAAgctctctgcttcttcttctctgcaCACAGCATCATCGACCTCCACTAATAACTTTGACTCAAACATTAACACTACTAGCAATAGAAACCATCAGCCATACCTAAAGAATTCCAACGAAATCCTCAGCTCTCCTTCAGTTGAGACAGCATCAGCAACAACGGCATATACTTTCGAAGAAAATCAT ACTTGTgaccttttttaa
- the LOC7470020 gene encoding kinesin-like protein KIN-7D, mitochondrial isoform X2 produces MFSVASKIMDDTAFSLQTPGREFLLRVSYLEIYNEVINDLLDPTGQNLRVREDAQGTYVEGIKEEVVLSPGHALSFIAAGEEHRHVGSNNFNLFSSRSHTIFTLMIESSAHGDEYDGVIFSQLNLIDLAGSESSKTETTGIRRKEGSYINKSLLTLGTVIGKLSEGRASHVPYRDSKLTRLLQSSLSGHGHVSLICTVTPASSNMEETHNTLKFASRAKRVEIYASRNKIIDEKSLIKKYQKEISSLKQELDQLRHGMLAGVSHEEILSLRQKLEEGQVKMQSRLEEEEEAKAALMSRIQRLTKLILVSTKNTIPGLTDVPGHQPSHSVGEDDKSDVLREGALLAENENQKDSPSSASLIASDLTYEFKHRRSSSMWNEELSPASSTVTESTQSYELMGTSKLAPGGMTQDQMDLLVEQVKMLAGEIAFSTSTLKRLVEHSVNDPDNSKTQIQNLEREIWEKKRQMRVLEQRIIESGEASIANASLVDMQQTVMRLMTQCNEKAFELEIKSADNRILQEQLQNKCSENKELQDKVTLLEHRLASLSGDKASVNSEHNMSEEYVDELKKKVQSQEIENEKLKIGQVQISEENSGLRVQNQKLSEEASYAKELASAAAVELKNLAGEVTKLSLQNAKLEKELLAARESVHSRGAGMQSVNGVNRKFNDGIRHGRKGRFSGRGNDFSGMHSDDFESWNLDPDDLKRELQARKQREAALEAALAEKEFIEDEYRKKCEEAKKREGALENDLANMWVLVAKLKREDSAIFGMNADERHSDGIDHTSDPKTNGVEVDRNSILKEREDLDASQVDETPKEEPLVVRLKARIQEMKEKELKQLGNGDANSHVCKVCFESPTAAILLPCRHFCLCKSCSLACSECPICRTKIADRLFAFT; encoded by the exons ATGTTTTCAGTAGCATCCAAGAT TATGGATGACACTGCTTTCTCACTTCAGACTCCAGGAAGAGAGTTCCTACTACGCGTGTCCTATCTTGAAATTTACAATGAG GTGATAAATGACTTGCTTGACCCAACAGGTCAAAATTTGCGTGTCAGGGAAGATGCACAG GGCACCTATGTTGAGGGTATAAAGGAAGAAGTGGTTTTATCTCCTGGGCATGCACTTTCTTTCATTGCTGCTGGAGAAG AGCATCGCCATGTtggttcaaataattttaatctgtTCAGCAGCCGAAGTCACACCATATTCACTCTG ATGATAGAAAGTAGTGCTCACGGAGATGAATACGACGGAGTGATTTTCTCTCAACTT AATCTGATTGATCTAGCTGGATCTGAGAGTTCCAAAACTGAAACAACTGGAATAAGGAGAAAGGAAGGATCTTACATAAACAAAAGTCTTCTAACTCTTGGAACT GTGATTGGAAAGCTGAGCGAAGGAAGGGCATCTCATGTTCCATATCGAGATTCCAAACTTACACGCCTTTTGCAGTCTTCGTTGAGTGGGCATGGGCATGTTTCA CTTATTTGTACCGTCACTCCTGCATCAAGTAACATGGAAGAAACTCATAATACATTGAAGTTTGCTAGCAGGGCAAAGCGAGTTGAAATATATGCTTCACGCAATAAG ATTATTGATGAGAAATCTTTGATCAAGAAATATCAGAAAGAAATCTCAAGCCTCAAGCAGGAACTTGATCAATTAAGACATGGGATGCTTGCTGGTGTTAGCCATGAGGAGATTCTGAGCTTAAGGCAAaag TTGGAGGAAGGTCAGGTGAAGATGCAATCAAGGCttgaggaagaagaggaagccAAGGCTGCTCTAATGAGTAGGATTCAGAGGCTAACTAAACTCATACTTGTCTCTACAAAGAATACGATTCCTGGATTGACTGATGTTCCAGGTCACCAGCCGAGTCATTCTGTTGGGGAGGATGAT AAATCGGATGTTTTGCGAGAAGGTGCTTTACTTGCagaaaatgagaatcaaaagGACTCTCCATCTTCTGCTTCTTTGATAGCATCGGATCTAACTTACGAATTTAAACATCGAAGATCTTCCAGTATGTGGAATGAAGAACTCTCACCAGCTAGCAGTACTGTTACTGAATCGACTCAATCATACGAACTTATGGGTACTTCAAAACTGGCACCA GGTGGGATGACCCAAGACCAGATGGACCTTCTTGTGGAGCAGGTTAAGATGCTTGCTGGAGAGATTGCATTCAGCACTAGTACCCTGAAGCGCCTGGTGGAGCATTCTGTAAATGATCCTGATAACTCAAAAACTCAA ATCCAGAACTTGGAGCGAGAGATCTGGGAAAAGAAGAGGCAAATGAGAGTCTTAGAACAGCGCATTATTGAGAGTGGTGAGGCATCAATTGCTAATGCCTCATTGGTTGATATGCAGCAG ACAGTAATGAGATTGATGACCCAATGTAATGAAAAGGCTTTTGAGCTGGAG ATAAAATCAGCTGACAACCGTATTCTCCAAGAACAGCTTCAGAATAAG TGTTCCGAGAACAAAGAATTGCAAGACAAGGTGACTCTCCTAGAGCATCGGTTGGCTTCACTCTCTGGTGATAAAGCATCAGTAAACTCTGAACACAACATGTCTGAAGAATATGTGgatgaattgaaaaagaaagttcAGTCCCAG GAGATTGAGAACGAAAAGCTAAAGATTGGACAGGTTCAGATTTCAGAGGAGAATAGTGGATTGCGGGTGCAAAATCAGAAATTGTCCGAAGAAGCTTCTTATGCAAAGGAACTGGCCTCTGCTGCTGCAGTTGAGCTGAAAAATTTAGCTGGTGAAGTGACAAAGCTCTCATTACAGAATGCAAAATTGGAAAAAGAATTGCTGGCTGCTCGAGAATCTGTGCATTCTAGAGGTGCTGGCATGCAATCAGTTAATGGAGTTAACCGCAAGTTTAATGATGGCATAAGACATGGGAGGAAGGGGCGGTTCTCTGGCAGAGGAAATGATTTTTCAGGAATGCATTCTGATGACTTTGAGTCGTGGAATCTTGATCCAGATGATTTGAAAAGGGAACTGCAGGCAAGAAAACAACGCGAAGCGGCACTGGAGGCAGCCTTGGCTGAAAAGGAATTCATAGAAGATGAATACAGGAAAAAGTGTGAAGAGGCAAAAAAAAGGGAGGGGGCTCTGGAAAATGACTTAGCAAACATGTGGGTGCTTGTTGCGAAGTTAAAGAGAGAGGATAGTGCTATCTTTGGGATGAATGCTGATGAAAGGCATAGTGATGGTATAGATCACACTAGTGATCCTAAAACAAATGGTGTTGAAGTTGATCGTAATAGCATcctgaaagagagagaagatttGGATGCATCACAAGTTGATGAAACTCCCAAGGAAGAGCCCCTAGTTGTTCGGTTGAAG GCGCGGATACAAGAGATGAAGGAAAAGGAGCTCAAACAACTGGGAAATGGAGATGCTAATTCCCATGTGTGCAAAGTATGTTTTGAATCACCAACAGCAGCAATTCTTCTCCCCTGTCGACATTTTTGCT TGTGTAAATCTTGTTCGCTTGCATGTTCTGAGTGTCCAATTTGTCGCACAAAGATTGCAGATAGGCTTTTTGCATTTACTTGA
- the LOC7470020 gene encoding kinesin-like protein KIN-7D, mitochondrial isoform X1, translating to MASSSRARSSSPFSYRKPSSPYSSASSTTSYNNRLMPRSCSTSASSFFGSRSVTPSRDRSDSMHYGLSNGVGAYGGSLNPVGFGSEELIAEPIDQPRNGGDSISVTIRFRPLSEREFQRGDEIAWSADGDKIVRNEYNPATAYAFDKVFGPHTASQEVYEVAAKPVVKAAMEGVNGTVFAYGVTSSGKTHTMHGDQNSPGIIPLAIKDVFSSIQDTPGREFLLRVSYLEIYNEVINDLLDPTGQNLRVREDAQGTYVEGIKEEVVLSPGHALSFIAAGEEHRHVGSNNFNLFSSRSHTIFTLMIESSAHGDEYDGVIFSQLNLIDLAGSESSKTETTGIRRKEGSYINKSLLTLGTVIGKLSEGRASHVPYRDSKLTRLLQSSLSGHGHVSLICTVTPASSNMEETHNTLKFASRAKRVEIYASRNKIIDEKSLIKKYQKEISSLKQELDQLRHGMLAGVSHEEILSLRQKLEEGQVKMQSRLEEEEEAKAALMSRIQRLTKLILVSTKNTIPGLTDVPGHQPSHSVGEDDKSDVLREGALLAENENQKDSPSSASLIASDLTYEFKHRRSSSMWNEELSPASSTVTESTQSYELMGTSKLAPGGMTQDQMDLLVEQVKMLAGEIAFSTSTLKRLVEHSVNDPDNSKTQIQNLEREIWEKKRQMRVLEQRIIESGEASIANASLVDMQQTVMRLMTQCNEKAFELEIKSADNRILQEQLQNKCSENKELQDKVTLLEHRLASLSGDKASVNSEHNMSEEYVDELKKKVQSQEIENEKLKIGQVQISEENSGLRVQNQKLSEEASYAKELASAAAVELKNLAGEVTKLSLQNAKLEKELLAARESVHSRGAGMQSVNGVNRKFNDGIRHGRKGRFSGRGNDFSGMHSDDFESWNLDPDDLKRELQARKQREAALEAALAEKEFIEDEYRKKCEEAKKREGALENDLANMWVLVAKLKREDSAIFGMNADERHSDGIDHTSDPKTNGVEVDRNSILKEREDLDASQVDETPKEEPLVVRLKARIQEMKEKELKQLGNGDANSHVCKVCFESPTAAILLPCRHFCLCKSCSLACSECPICRTKIADRLFAFT from the exons ATGGCGTCATCTTCCAGAGCGAGAAGCAGCTCTCCATTCTCGTATCGAAAACCGTCAAGTCCTTACTCCTCAGCTTCTTCAACAACATCTTATAATAACAGGCTAATGCCACGTTCGTGCTCGACTTCTGCTTCTTCATTTTTCGGTTCGCGATCCGTGACGCCGAGTCGAGATCGGTCTGATTCAATGCACTACGGCCTCTCAAATGGCGTCGGTGCTTATGGTGGTAGTCTGAATCCGGTCGGGTTCGGGTCGGAGGAGTTGATTGCTGAACCGATTGATCAACCGAGGAATGGTGGTGATAGTATTTCGGTTACGATTCGGTTTAGACCGTTGAG TGAAAGGGAGTTCCAGAGAGGAGATGAAATAGCATGGTCCGCGGATGGAGATAAGATTGTGAGGAACGAGTATAATCCAGCTACTGCTTATGCATTTg ATAAGGTGTTTGGACCGCACACAGCCTCTCAAGAGGTGTATGAGGTTGCCGCAAAACCTGTGGTCAAGGCTGCAATGGAAGGTGTTAATG GAACTGTTTTTGCATATGGTGTTACTAGTAGTGGAAAGACACATACTATGCAT GGAGACCAAAATTCTCCTGGTATTATACCACTTGCCATAAAGGATGTTTTCAGTAGCATCCAAGAT ACTCCAGGAAGAGAGTTCCTACTACGCGTGTCCTATCTTGAAATTTACAATGAG GTGATAAATGACTTGCTTGACCCAACAGGTCAAAATTTGCGTGTCAGGGAAGATGCACAG GGCACCTATGTTGAGGGTATAAAGGAAGAAGTGGTTTTATCTCCTGGGCATGCACTTTCTTTCATTGCTGCTGGAGAAG AGCATCGCCATGTtggttcaaataattttaatctgtTCAGCAGCCGAAGTCACACCATATTCACTCTG ATGATAGAAAGTAGTGCTCACGGAGATGAATACGACGGAGTGATTTTCTCTCAACTT AATCTGATTGATCTAGCTGGATCTGAGAGTTCCAAAACTGAAACAACTGGAATAAGGAGAAAGGAAGGATCTTACATAAACAAAAGTCTTCTAACTCTTGGAACT GTGATTGGAAAGCTGAGCGAAGGAAGGGCATCTCATGTTCCATATCGAGATTCCAAACTTACACGCCTTTTGCAGTCTTCGTTGAGTGGGCATGGGCATGTTTCA CTTATTTGTACCGTCACTCCTGCATCAAGTAACATGGAAGAAACTCATAATACATTGAAGTTTGCTAGCAGGGCAAAGCGAGTTGAAATATATGCTTCACGCAATAAG ATTATTGATGAGAAATCTTTGATCAAGAAATATCAGAAAGAAATCTCAAGCCTCAAGCAGGAACTTGATCAATTAAGACATGGGATGCTTGCTGGTGTTAGCCATGAGGAGATTCTGAGCTTAAGGCAAaag TTGGAGGAAGGTCAGGTGAAGATGCAATCAAGGCttgaggaagaagaggaagccAAGGCTGCTCTAATGAGTAGGATTCAGAGGCTAACTAAACTCATACTTGTCTCTACAAAGAATACGATTCCTGGATTGACTGATGTTCCAGGTCACCAGCCGAGTCATTCTGTTGGGGAGGATGAT AAATCGGATGTTTTGCGAGAAGGTGCTTTACTTGCagaaaatgagaatcaaaagGACTCTCCATCTTCTGCTTCTTTGATAGCATCGGATCTAACTTACGAATTTAAACATCGAAGATCTTCCAGTATGTGGAATGAAGAACTCTCACCAGCTAGCAGTACTGTTACTGAATCGACTCAATCATACGAACTTATGGGTACTTCAAAACTGGCACCA GGTGGGATGACCCAAGACCAGATGGACCTTCTTGTGGAGCAGGTTAAGATGCTTGCTGGAGAGATTGCATTCAGCACTAGTACCCTGAAGCGCCTGGTGGAGCATTCTGTAAATGATCCTGATAACTCAAAAACTCAA ATCCAGAACTTGGAGCGAGAGATCTGGGAAAAGAAGAGGCAAATGAGAGTCTTAGAACAGCGCATTATTGAGAGTGGTGAGGCATCAATTGCTAATGCCTCATTGGTTGATATGCAGCAG ACAGTAATGAGATTGATGACCCAATGTAATGAAAAGGCTTTTGAGCTGGAG ATAAAATCAGCTGACAACCGTATTCTCCAAGAACAGCTTCAGAATAAG TGTTCCGAGAACAAAGAATTGCAAGACAAGGTGACTCTCCTAGAGCATCGGTTGGCTTCACTCTCTGGTGATAAAGCATCAGTAAACTCTGAACACAACATGTCTGAAGAATATGTGgatgaattgaaaaagaaagttcAGTCCCAG GAGATTGAGAACGAAAAGCTAAAGATTGGACAGGTTCAGATTTCAGAGGAGAATAGTGGATTGCGGGTGCAAAATCAGAAATTGTCCGAAGAAGCTTCTTATGCAAAGGAACTGGCCTCTGCTGCTGCAGTTGAGCTGAAAAATTTAGCTGGTGAAGTGACAAAGCTCTCATTACAGAATGCAAAATTGGAAAAAGAATTGCTGGCTGCTCGAGAATCTGTGCATTCTAGAGGTGCTGGCATGCAATCAGTTAATGGAGTTAACCGCAAGTTTAATGATGGCATAAGACATGGGAGGAAGGGGCGGTTCTCTGGCAGAGGAAATGATTTTTCAGGAATGCATTCTGATGACTTTGAGTCGTGGAATCTTGATCCAGATGATTTGAAAAGGGAACTGCAGGCAAGAAAACAACGCGAAGCGGCACTGGAGGCAGCCTTGGCTGAAAAGGAATTCATAGAAGATGAATACAGGAAAAAGTGTGAAGAGGCAAAAAAAAGGGAGGGGGCTCTGGAAAATGACTTAGCAAACATGTGGGTGCTTGTTGCGAAGTTAAAGAGAGAGGATAGTGCTATCTTTGGGATGAATGCTGATGAAAGGCATAGTGATGGTATAGATCACACTAGTGATCCTAAAACAAATGGTGTTGAAGTTGATCGTAATAGCATcctgaaagagagagaagatttGGATGCATCACAAGTTGATGAAACTCCCAAGGAAGAGCCCCTAGTTGTTCGGTTGAAG GCGCGGATACAAGAGATGAAGGAAAAGGAGCTCAAACAACTGGGAAATGGAGATGCTAATTCCCATGTGTGCAAAGTATGTTTTGAATCACCAACAGCAGCAATTCTTCTCCCCTGTCGACATTTTTGCT TGTGTAAATCTTGTTCGCTTGCATGTTCTGAGTGTCCAATTTGTCGCACAAAGATTGCAGATAGGCTTTTTGCATTTACTTGA